One region of Deinococcus aerolatus genomic DNA includes:
- a CDS encoding NAD-dependent epimerase/dehydratase family protein: MTTSRIIFVTGATGFIGSRLVPRLLKRGHTVKALVRHPEQAGRLRALGVQLQSGDVTRPDGLAEGMRGADWLLHLANHYSLHERDESIFAHVNVQGNRNVMQAALDAAVEKVVHISSGVSYGVSPDQPLREDSRVGPHPNAYWRTKHAGDEVVQSFKDQGLPVVTLYPGAVVGPGDPNATGQWIRRLVRQRQVLRAFEGSGFTFVHVEDVAEAIVRAAEREDNVGERYLIGQEYLTNRAFVELVAELSGRPMPPIVLPDRLAHASAAFLEKLEKWTGLPPLLGFTGNSARHLAAGFRFGSSKAKDELGLMYTPVRQAVAEDIATLTL, from the coding sequence ATGACGACATCCAGGATCATCTTTGTGACCGGTGCCACCGGCTTTATCGGTTCCCGGCTCGTTCCTCGGCTGCTGAAACGGGGCCACACTGTTAAAGCTCTGGTGCGACACCCGGAGCAGGCTGGCCGCCTCAGGGCACTAGGGGTTCAACTCCAGTCAGGTGACGTGACCCGTCCCGACGGGCTGGCTGAGGGAATGCGAGGTGCCGACTGGCTCTTACACCTTGCCAACCATTATTCACTGCACGAACGTGACGAGAGCATTTTCGCGCATGTCAATGTCCAGGGCAACCGGAACGTGATGCAGGCTGCACTGGACGCCGCTGTCGAGAAAGTCGTACACATCAGTTCGGGGGTGAGTTACGGGGTGTCACCCGATCAGCCCCTCCGTGAAGACAGCCGTGTGGGGCCACACCCGAACGCTTACTGGCGCACCAAACACGCCGGAGATGAAGTGGTTCAGTCGTTTAAGGACCAGGGACTACCGGTGGTCACGCTGTACCCTGGCGCGGTGGTCGGTCCAGGCGATCCCAATGCCACTGGCCAGTGGATCCGTCGACTGGTGCGGCAACGTCAGGTTCTGCGGGCTTTCGAGGGGAGCGGCTTCACCTTCGTGCATGTTGAGGACGTGGCCGAGGCGATCGTTCGCGCCGCCGAGCGGGAGGACAATGTGGGCGAGCGGTACTTGATTGGCCAGGAATACCTGACGAATCGGGCATTCGTGGAACTGGTAGCCGAGCTGTCGGGTCGGCCCATGCCGCCCATTGTGTTGCCGGATCGTCTCGCCCACGCCAGCGCGGCATTTCTGGAAAAACTGGAGAAATGGACGGGCCTCCCCCCCCTGCTGGGCTTCACTGGCAACAGTGCCCGCCACTTGGCGGCCGGATTCCGGTTTGGTAGTAGCAAGGCGAAGGATGAACTGGGCCTGATGTATACGCCTGTTCGGCAGGCGGTCGCCGAGGACATCGCCACGTTGACCTTATAG
- a CDS encoding antitoxin, translated as MTTAKVFQSGNSQAVRLPHEMRLDVSEVEITRHGDVLILRPIRREATLASAFDALTGIGDDFLPEGREQGEPQEREAF; from the coding sequence ATGACCACAGCCAAAGTCTTTCAGAGCGGCAACTCCCAGGCCGTTCGCCTGCCCCACGAAATGCGGCTGGATGTCAGCGAGGTGGAGATCACCCGTCACGGTGACGTGCTGATCCTCAGGCCTATCAGGCGGGAAGCCACCCTCGCGTCCGCTTTCGATGCCCTGACTGGCATCGGAGATGACTTCCTCCCCGAAGGCCGTGAGCAAGGAGAACCTCAGGAGCGCGAGGCATTTTGA
- the vapC gene encoding type II toxin-antitoxin system tRNA(fMet)-specific endonuclease VapC: MTPPLRYLLDTNICIFIIKNRPAAVRARFDGLRPGEVGLSAVTEAELLHEVYKSARVEHNLAAVLDFASQLVVLPFDSQVTDAYGRVRAELEKIGQPIGPLDFQIAVTALAHGLILVTNNTREFARVPGLKLEDWTQ, from the coding sequence TTGACCCCGCCGCTGCGCTACCTGCTCGACACCAACATCTGCATTTTCATCATCAAGAACAGGCCAGCAGCGGTCCGGGCGCGGTTTGACGGCTTGCGTCCCGGCGAGGTGGGCCTGAGCGCCGTCACTGAGGCTGAGCTGCTGCACGAGGTCTACAAGAGTGCGCGCGTGGAACACAATCTCGCCGCCGTGCTGGACTTTGCCTCGCAGCTGGTGGTGCTGCCCTTCGATTCGCAGGTCACCGATGCCTATGGGCGCGTTCGGGCTGAATTAGAAAAGATCGGCCAGCCCATCGGGCCCCTGGATTTCCAGATCGCGGTCACGGCGCTGGCCCACGGCCTGATCCTGGTCACCAACAACACCCGCGAGTTCGCACGGGTGCCGGGCCTGAAGCTTGAGGACTGGACGCAGTGA